The region TTCAACCAGGTATAATTCCATCTGTTTGTATTTCATTAGACTAACCGGGTATAAATACCACACAATTAACAAAAAATCACAATAGACAATAAGAATTGAAAAATATTGAAAATTCAAATCATTGATTAATAACTCAGAAAAGTATTAAAAAAAACCTTGTCAATGCTTAAGCTCGAGAAATATTACACAATACATATCAACATTGAGATTCGAACTaaaagaaaccctaattgataCAGCAATCCGTAATATTCTAACCGCCGAAGCCGTAAAGGGTCCTTCCCTGTCTCTTGAGCGCGTAAACAACGTCCATCGCAGTAACAGTCTTACGGCGAGCGTGCTCGGTATATGTAACAGCATCACGAATCACGTTCTCAAGAAAGATCTTGAGAACACCACGAGTTTCTTCATAAATTAAACCGCTGATACGTTTCACACCACCACGTCTTGCGAGACGGCGAATGGCGGGCTTTGTAATTCCCTGAATGTTGTCTCTGAGAACTTTACGGTGACGTTTGGCTCCTCCCTTTCCAAGACCCTTTCCTCCCTTGCCTCTTCCAGACATGGCTGAAATTTCTTGAGTTTAGATTAAGCTGAATGTGAAGTTGAAGGTGAATGTGAATGCTGTTGGAGAAATGAAAGTTTGGAATATTATATAGGGTACGTTTACTTAATTCAAACCGTTGGATTTGTAACAATCCGTGTGAGAGGAGGACTTAAAAGATAGAGCGTTGGATTTAAAATGCTTGATTTTGATTGGTGGAAAGATTGGGGGCGATTGATGAGGTGTAAATTTATTATTTTGTGAAATGAACCCGCCAACAATTTTGATTTTGAATGAAAGTGCTCCTCCCACTTGAAAATCTAGCCGCGTTTTGGTGATTTAGGATTTCAAATTTTCATTTAtagtttttaattactttttATCTTATACTAGTAgtttttaattagtttttataAGGTAGCTACATTAGATGGGTTTGATATATAGTAGTATCACGAGTGGCAGACGATGTCCGTCCCGTTCAAACCCGCCCtgcaaaagcccgcaaaaaaaaTGGGATGGGATGGAGCGGTCATAATTGAGGATGTGAGTCTAAAATTTAGGCTCAtcccgcaaaaaagtgagggtGTGGTGGGAAAAGTCTGCGGACACTGCACTCTTTAAAtctaaaaatacaaaaatttatgtaaatgCACGTGTCCGGAAAAGTCCACGAAAAAAACGAGGCGAGGCAGGGCAGACACATTAGAGGGTGAGAGTTTAAATCCTTGACCTGTCCCGCACTAAAGTGCGGGTAAAACAGACATGCCCAGGAGACCGGAtccgttttgccacccctaagTAGTATATACtaataattttgaaataaaaataacatatatatatatatatatatatatatatatatatatatatataaaattgtATATGATTgaatttttatttgatttaaaaaaaataatagaATTATTAATTAGTTTTATCTTATTTAATATATTCATACAAGGTAGTAGGTAGCTACATTACCACGGTTTGATATTATGTGTATATTAATACTTTTGAAATGAAAATGATAATGTTATAATTGTAAAGGATCTCGATTCACTTAGGATTATGTCTTTAGACTAATCTATTAGAGGCGATATTAAAATGTCGCTCAAAGAGAGGTGTTGCCTCATTCCATGACTTTCTTATCGTCCGGTAGTGGGAAAGTGAGATAAAATGTTTATGGGGCAGAGAGAAATCAGTGCCAATAACGAATCCACTACTTCCTGAGA is a window of Lathyrus oleraceus cultivar Zhongwan6 chromosome 6, CAAS_Psat_ZW6_1.0, whole genome shotgun sequence DNA encoding:
- the LOC127092253 gene encoding histone H4; translated protein: MSGRGKGGKGLGKGGAKRHRKVLRDNIQGITKPAIRRLARRGGVKRISGLIYEETRGVLKIFLENVIRDAVTYTEHARRKTVTAMDVVYALKRQGRTLYGFGG